A portion of the Gossypium arboreum isolate Shixiya-1 chromosome 8, ASM2569848v2, whole genome shotgun sequence genome contains these proteins:
- the LOC108470677 gene encoding protein SGT1 homolog B-like isoform X2, with amino-acid sequence MASDLETKAKEAFIDDHFELALHLYSQAIQLNPKHAELYADRAQANIKLDNLPEAVADANKAIELDPSMSKAYLRKATACMKLEEYQTAKSALETGAALAPAESRFSKLIKECEERIAEETGDLSMQTPEALAKNDVPAKEIELDKDQPNLEIEAAPPKPVYRYEFYQKPEEVVFTIFAKGTPHDCVKVDYGEQILSVAINAPGKEAYHFQPRLFAKIIPEKCRYDVLSTKVEIRLAKAEPIHWTSLEFSREVAITQRVNVSSVSASQRPSYPSSKPQRVDWDKIEAQVKKEEKDEKLDGDAALNKFFRDIYKDADEDTRRAMQKSFVESNGTVLSTNWKEVGAKKVEGSPPDGMEMKKWEY; translated from the exons ATGGCGTCTGATCTTGAGACCAAAGCCAAAGAAGCCTTCATCGATGACCACTTCGAGCTTGCGCTCCATCTCTACTCTCAAGCCATCCAACTTAATCCTAAACACGCCGAGCTCTATGCTGACCGTGCTCAAGCCAACATCAAACTCGATAATCTCCCTG AGGCTGTGGCGGATGCGAACAAAGCGATTGAGTTGGATCCTTCCATGTCTAAAGCTTATTTGCGTAAAGC CACTGCCTGCATGAAGCTTGAAGAGTATCAAACTGCTAAGTCTGCGCTGGAGACTGGCGCTGCTTTGGCACCTGCAGAGTCAAGATTTTCCAAGTTGATAAAAGAATGTGAAGAGCGAATTGCAG AAGAAACTGGTGATTTATCAATGCAGACACCAGAAGCATTGGCTAAAAATGATGTACCTGCAAAAGAAATTGAGCTGGACAAGGATCAGCCTAATCTAGAAATTGAGGCTGCGCCTCCCAAACCAGTGTACAG GTATGAATTTTACCAGAAACCAGAGGAAGTGGTTTTCACAATATTTGCTAAAGGAACACCGCATGATTGTGTTAAAGTAGATTATGGTGAACAAATA CTAAGTGTTGCTATCAATGCTCCTGGTAAGGAGGCATATCATTTCCAGCCTCGATTATTTGCAAAG ATAATACCTGAGAAGTGCAGATATGATGTTTTGTCAACCAAAGTTGAGATTAGGCTAGCAAAAGCTGAACCCATTCATTGGACATCTCTTGAATTCAGCAGGGAAGTTGCTATAACCCAAAGGGTTAATGTATCTTCTG TTTCTGCAAGTCAACGACCATCATACCCATCCTCCAAACCACAAAGGGTAGATTGGGATAAAATTGAAGCTCAAGTAAAGAAGGAG GAGAAAGATGAAAAGCTGGATGGTGATGCGGCTTTGAACAAATTTTTCCGGGACATTTATAAGGATGCGGATGAAGACACAAGAAGGGCCATGCAAAAATCTTTT GTGGAGTCTAATGGGACAGTGCTATCAACAAATTGGAAAGAAGTTGGTGCAAAGAAGGTGGAAGGAAGTCCTCCTGATGGTATGGAAATGAAGAAGTGGGAATACTGA
- the LOC108470677 gene encoding protein SGT1 homolog B-like isoform X1 codes for MASDLETKAKEAFIDDHFELALHLYSQAIQLNPKHAELYADRAQANIKLDNLPEAVADANKAIELDPSMSKAYLRKATACMKLEEYQTAKSALETGAALAPAESRFSKLIKECEERIAEETGDLSMQTPEALAKNDVPAKEIELDKDQPNLEIEAAPPKPVYRYEFYQKPEEVVFTIFAKGTPHDCVKVDYGEQILSVAINAPGKEAYHFQPRLFAKIIPEKCRYDVLSTKVEIRLAKAEPIHWTSLEFSREVAITQRVNVSSVSASQRPSYPSSKPQRVDWDKIEAQVKKEQEKDEKLDGDAALNKFFRDIYKDADEDTRRAMQKSFVESNGTVLSTNWKEVGAKKVEGSPPDGMEMKKWEY; via the exons ATGGCGTCTGATCTTGAGACCAAAGCCAAAGAAGCCTTCATCGATGACCACTTCGAGCTTGCGCTCCATCTCTACTCTCAAGCCATCCAACTTAATCCTAAACACGCCGAGCTCTATGCTGACCGTGCTCAAGCCAACATCAAACTCGATAATCTCCCTG AGGCTGTGGCGGATGCGAACAAAGCGATTGAGTTGGATCCTTCCATGTCTAAAGCTTATTTGCGTAAAGC CACTGCCTGCATGAAGCTTGAAGAGTATCAAACTGCTAAGTCTGCGCTGGAGACTGGCGCTGCTTTGGCACCTGCAGAGTCAAGATTTTCCAAGTTGATAAAAGAATGTGAAGAGCGAATTGCAG AAGAAACTGGTGATTTATCAATGCAGACACCAGAAGCATTGGCTAAAAATGATGTACCTGCAAAAGAAATTGAGCTGGACAAGGATCAGCCTAATCTAGAAATTGAGGCTGCGCCTCCCAAACCAGTGTACAG GTATGAATTTTACCAGAAACCAGAGGAAGTGGTTTTCACAATATTTGCTAAAGGAACACCGCATGATTGTGTTAAAGTAGATTATGGTGAACAAATA CTAAGTGTTGCTATCAATGCTCCTGGTAAGGAGGCATATCATTTCCAGCCTCGATTATTTGCAAAG ATAATACCTGAGAAGTGCAGATATGATGTTTTGTCAACCAAAGTTGAGATTAGGCTAGCAAAAGCTGAACCCATTCATTGGACATCTCTTGAATTCAGCAGGGAAGTTGCTATAACCCAAAGGGTTAATGTATCTTCTG TTTCTGCAAGTCAACGACCATCATACCCATCCTCCAAACCACAAAGGGTAGATTGGGATAAAATTGAAGCTCAAGTAAAGAAGGAG CAGGAGAAAGATGAAAAGCTGGATGGTGATGCGGCTTTGAACAAATTTTTCCGGGACATTTATAAGGATGCGGATGAAGACACAAGAAGGGCCATGCAAAAATCTTTT GTGGAGTCTAATGGGACAGTGCTATCAACAAATTGGAAAGAAGTTGGTGCAAAGAAGGTGGAAGGAAGTCCTCCTGATGGTATGGAAATGAAGAAGTGGGAATACTGA